The following coding sequences are from one Pasteurellaceae bacterium RH1A window:
- a CDS encoding hydroxymethylbilane synthase: protein MKDTLRIATRQSPLALWQANFVKEALEERFPELTVELVTMVTKGDIILDTPLAKIGGKGLFVKELELALLENRADLAVHSMKDVPMSFPEGLGLAVICEREDPRDAFVSNHFASLADLPAGAVVGTSSLRRQCQLMAKYPHLTVKSLRGNVGTRLSKLDSGEYDAIILASAGLIRLGMAERIRAFISVEDSLPACGQGAVGIETRVDDERVLRYISVLNHQPTRYCVEAERAMNTRLQGGCQVPIGGFATLEGDEISLNALVGSLDGTEIIRASGRAKLEEAQQLGQQVAKSLLAQGADKILAQVYQAG from the coding sequence ATGAAAGATACCCTACGCATTGCTACCCGCCAAAGCCCACTGGCCCTGTGGCAGGCAAATTTTGTCAAAGAGGCCTTAGAAGAACGCTTCCCAGAGCTGACTGTGGAACTGGTCACCATGGTGACCAAGGGCGATATTATTTTAGACACCCCGCTGGCCAAGATTGGCGGCAAGGGGCTTTTTGTTAAGGAATTAGAACTGGCCCTGCTGGAAAACCGAGCCGATTTGGCCGTTCATTCCATGAAAGATGTGCCTATGAGCTTCCCAGAAGGTCTGGGCTTGGCCGTAATTTGTGAGCGGGAAGACCCCCGTGATGCCTTTGTTTCCAACCACTTTGCCAGCCTGGCAGATCTGCCAGCCGGGGCGGTGGTGGGGACATCCAGCCTGCGTCGCCAGTGCCAGCTCATGGCCAAGTATCCACATTTGACGGTCAAATCCCTGCGGGGCAATGTGGGCACACGTTTATCCAAGCTCGATAGCGGAGAATACGATGCCATTATTTTAGCTTCTGCGGGCCTTATTCGCTTGGGCATGGCTGAACGCATCCGTGCCTTTATTTCTGTAGAAGATTCCCTGCCCGCCTGTGGCCAAGGGGCGGTGGGGATTGAAACCCGGGTTGATGATGAGCGGGTGCTCCGCTATATCAGTGTGCTCAACCACCAGCCAACCCGCTACTGTGTGGAGGCTGAACGGGCCATGAACACCCGCCTACAGGGTGGCTGCCAGGTGCCGATTGGGGGCTTTGCCACCCTTGAGGGCGATGAAATCAGCCTCAATGCCCTGGTTGGCTCCTTAGATGGAACGGAGATTATCCGGGCCTCTGGCAGGGCCAAGCTGGAAGAAGCCCAGCAGTTGGGCCAGCAAGTGGCTAAATCCCTCTTGGCCCAGGGGGCAGACAAGATTTTGGCCCAGGTCTATCAGGCAGGCTAG
- a CDS encoding uroporphyrinogen-III synthase, whose protein sequence is MNVLITRPQPSGQALVDMLNKVQIFALHQPLVSIEAGRELPQLHAALNQLKAGDYVFAVSKHAVDFATDTLKQTGFHWREDLNYFAVGRQTAQHFAAQSEQQVAYPIESENSEGLLNLPQMQDLTDKTVLILRAETGRELFPEEASRRGAKIAYLECYQRQPVADNLADQISLCKRAGIDTIVVTSGEILQALYDQTLAEDRAWLTACRLLVVGPRLAEQAQGLGWQAGNIILSEKADNQSLFDRLIQNVGR, encoded by the coding sequence ATGAACGTACTGATTACCCGCCCCCAGCCCAGCGGCCAGGCCTTGGTGGATATGCTCAACAAGGTGCAAATTTTTGCCCTCCACCAACCGCTTGTTAGCATTGAAGCTGGCCGGGAACTGCCTCAGCTCCATGCAGCCCTTAATCAACTTAAGGCAGGTGACTATGTTTTTGCGGTGTCCAAGCATGCGGTAGATTTCGCCACAGATACCCTCAAACAAACGGGTTTTCACTGGCGGGAAGATTTAAACTATTTTGCGGTGGGCAGACAGACAGCCCAGCATTTCGCTGCCCAAAGCGAACAGCAAGTGGCCTACCCGATTGAATCGGAAAACAGCGAAGGCCTGCTCAATTTGCCCCAAATGCAGGACTTGACCGATAAAACCGTGCTTATTTTACGAGCCGAAACAGGCCGGGAACTTTTTCCTGAGGAAGCCAGCCGAAGGGGGGCAAAGATTGCCTATTTGGAATGCTACCAACGCCAACCTGTGGCGGATAATTTGGCAGATCAAATTAGCCTCTGCAAGCGGGCAGGGATTGATACCATCGTGGTGACCAGTGGCGAGATCTTACAGGCCCTCTATGATCAAACCCTGGCAGAAGATCGGGCTTGGCTAACCGCCTGCCGCCTCTTAGTGGTGGGGCCACGCTTGGCAGAGCAGGCTCAAGGCCTGGGTTGGCAGGCTGGCAATATTATACTTTCTGAAAAAGCAGACAACCAAAGTCTGTTTGACAGACTCATTCAGAATGTGGGACGTTAA
- a CDS encoding HemX protein, giving the protein MSKQKREVEDLEVTEVPVEQTEATVEAEQAVHSEPELTNEPEEGTQEELKEEPLMENTENTPAPEAKKSGGTGLALLALLVALGLGGAGYYFGSQKLASLEANVQQQLAGAVNKLKEAQPEQMQIELPNFDAEKVQIATLSSNYQQAQQRISQLEREQAVYTQQINSLQQQIQQLGNMPKADTSTFLLSDADFLLNNAIRKMVLDNDMDTTKNLLIEADKVLAQVSDSGVLAVREAIKADLNQLSSINEVDQNALMLRLTQLANRLDDMPLLDNDNQEEGLSTGEVSDSIADYAENLEKSANSFLNHFIRVSDKGATTEKAFVAPHQEIYLRENIRLRLQIAILAIPRQQNELYKQSLDAVGTWVRSYFDLQNENVKSFLKDLDTLNEQSIYIDAPKQLQSLNALDQLLNKQSPKVEKIEMEAEKALEPAAEPQGQTPALPEAEAQPQATPAQ; this is encoded by the coding sequence ATGTCAAAGCAAAAGAGAGAGGTTGAAGACCTAGAAGTAACTGAAGTGCCTGTAGAACAAACAGAAGCGACAGTGGAAGCAGAACAAGCGGTTCATTCTGAGCCAGAATTAACAAATGAACCTGAAGAAGGAACCCAAGAAGAACTTAAAGAGGAGCCCTTAATGGAAAATACCGAAAATACCCCGGCACCAGAAGCCAAAAAATCGGGCGGCACAGGCCTTGCCCTACTTGCCCTGTTAGTGGCCCTAGGCTTGGGTGGCGCAGGCTACTACTTTGGCAGCCAAAAACTGGCCAGCCTAGAAGCTAATGTCCAGCAGCAGCTTGCAGGCGCAGTCAATAAACTCAAGGAAGCCCAGCCAGAGCAAATGCAGATTGAACTGCCGAATTTCGATGCAGAAAAGGTGCAGATCGCCACACTTAGCAGCAATTACCAACAGGCTCAACAACGTATCAGCCAGCTTGAGCGTGAACAGGCCGTTTACACCCAACAGATCAACAGCCTCCAGCAGCAAATTCAGCAATTAGGCAATATGCCAAAAGCCGATACCTCCACCTTCCTCTTATCTGATGCCGACTTCCTACTCAACAATGCCATCCGCAAAATGGTCTTGGATAACGACATGGACACCACCAAAAACCTCTTGATTGAGGCTGATAAGGTGTTGGCCCAGGTGTCTGATTCAGGCGTACTGGCCGTGCGTGAAGCCATTAAGGCAGACCTTAACCAACTGTCTTCCATTAACGAGGTCGATCAAAACGCCCTCATGCTCCGCCTGACTCAGCTGGCCAACCGCCTCGATGATATGCCGCTCTTGGATAACGACAACCAAGAAGAAGGCTTAAGCACGGGTGAAGTGTCTGATTCCATCGCTGATTATGCGGAAAACTTGGAGAAGAGTGCCAATTCTTTCCTCAACCACTTTATCCGTGTTAGCGACAAGGGTGCGACCACAGAAAAAGCCTTTGTGGCCCCGCATCAGGAAATCTACCTACGTGAAAACATCCGTCTGCGTTTGCAAATTGCGATTTTAGCCATTCCACGCCAACAAAATGAGCTTTATAAGCAATCCCTTGATGCCGTGGGCACCTGGGTGCGCAGCTACTTCGATCTGCAAAACGAGAATGTAAAATCCTTCTTAAAAGATTTAGATACCCTTAATGAGCAGTCCATCTACATTGATGCGCCTAAGCAGCTCCAGAGCTTGAACGCCTTGGATCAGCTGCTCAACAAGCAATCGCCAAAGGTAGAAAAAATTGAGATGGAGGCTGAAAAAGCCCTTGAGCCAGCAGCAGAGCCACAAGGCCAGACGCCAGCCCTGCCTGAAGCGGAAGCTCAACCACAAGCCACCCCTGCCCAATAG